From the genome of Ictalurus punctatus breed USDA103 chromosome 5, Coco_2.0, whole genome shotgun sequence:
TGAGACTATAGGCTATTATAGAAACGAAAACATatgaacacattaatataaacgtgCAGTTgacactattgtcagagctgttgttatggaaaattaatcaacactttctgaccaatcacattcaagaattcaacagcactgtggtataaacaataataaacaacatgttttaaacaacaacatttagATGACTCCGAGCTAGGCCTATAAAGGTGATGTCATGGTTCACAGGCTCTAAGCTGTATTCCCACAGCCATATAAGCTTTGACATATGCATAAATAGAACTATACTGTGCTTTGTAATGAGACAAAAGCATATTTTATTCACCTCAGATGGAAGCATACCACATTAACCATTTGGATTTTCATACTGATATCACCCTTTTGTTGTTTCttctcttattttttattttttatcaatcCCAATAAAATACTTATTGCCAGAACTTCACTTCAGCAGCCACCTACTAGCCTATTTGATTTGGATAAAGGAAGCAAAACAACTCACGCATAATTTCAAATgttcactgtatttattttttgttgtctGATTCACAATAACTTTGAAATGCCACatagattcattcattttaatcatTTCTGCCTACTTATTAACACACAGTGTTTACAATTTCTTTGCACGGACCAAATATACAAAAGTCAATTGTGCAAACCTCGTGAAATACATTATAACCCTTGGGGTTTACAATTGTGTTGTTTACAACCCGTATGTCTTGACACCCCAGAGAGGATTGCATTAAGTCACTAACATTACCTATTTCTATATCCATGATCTGTGCTTACAGGCGCTTTTATTTAATCGTAGCTCATTCTACAGCCAGTTTTGAAAGCTTATAGCTTATGCAtgtcaaaataaatacagtttaatacattttaatatatatacaaaGTTAATAGTGAATCGTTATCTAGAGTTCGAGACATGTTCAGTGGTCTACCACGGTCTCCACATGGTTTGAGCGGCGGCTTGTGGCGCAGCCTGAGCTCTACCGGAAGCTGGTCCAGGGATGGCGCTCGCGAGGTTTTCACTAGGAAGGACGTTGTTGGATTTCGGGCTCAGGAGACGCTCGTGCTGGATCGCGCTGGAGTTGCGTGAGCTGCACGTGCGGCAGGCTGGCGAGCTGGAGAATTTCGACTGCTGGATGAAGTCGTGCAAGCGCGCGCAGGATTCACTGTCGAGGCTCGTGCGCGGGAGGAGCGCGGAGACCCGCTGCAGGCACGCTTCATAGCCCTCTCTGTAACTGTCTGCTTGGGCTGGAGTgaaaaaaggggaaaataaCATTAGATATGCTATATTTGTCAAATGATAAAAGTAGGCTTTTTTAATCTTGTAAAGTATTGTAAACAAACGCACGCGCGAAATTACCTTTAACTGGTGAAGAGGAGAGTTCTCTAAGAAACCTAACGGTCATTTCCAAGATATCGGCTTTCTCCAGCTTTGAGTAGCGAGAAGTCTAAAAATGTAGGGAAAATTCATAACATTAGGGT
Proteins encoded in this window:
- the LOC108265059 gene encoding transcription factor HES-2, translating into MTPNILIDSTYSFSSRMTVAQRKEANELRKTLKPLMEKRRRARINESLNKLKELIVPLVGKDTSRYSKLEKADILEMTVRFLRELSSSPVKAQADSYREGYEACLQRVSALLPRTSLDSESCARLHDFIQQSKFSSSPACRTCSSRNSSAIQHERLLSPKSNNVLPSENLASAIPGPASGRAQAAPQAAAQTMWRPW